The following are from one region of the Paenibacillus sp. KS-LC4 genome:
- the rnz gene encoding ribonuclease Z: protein MEIWFLGTGAGRPSKERNVTSIALRLPEPEGGLWMFDAGEGTQHQMMRSPLKMGKLNALFITHLHGDHTFGIPGLLSTRSYSGGKGPLHLFGPVGIEEMVRTALRLSGTHVDYELIITEIHRDGVIFEDERFIVEAWSLDHRLPCYGYRLLERDCPGKLNTERLKALGVPSGPLYGKLKQGEDVELPDGTTVRAADVAGAPLKGRIIAIAGDTSPCANMARLAENADLLVHEATFAAGQEEKAHEYGHSTTVEAAQAAKDAGVRQLIMTHFSSRFMLEDMPMLEEEAQRIFPQSEAAYDLFHAKIARRSDC from the coding sequence ATGGAAATTTGGTTTCTTGGAACAGGTGCGGGAAGGCCGTCGAAAGAACGAAATGTGACGTCGATCGCGCTGCGGCTGCCAGAGCCAGAAGGCGGGCTATGGATGTTTGATGCAGGCGAAGGCACTCAGCATCAGATGATGCGATCTCCGCTGAAAATGGGCAAGCTGAATGCGTTATTCATTACGCATCTGCATGGTGATCACACCTTTGGCATTCCGGGACTGCTTAGCACAAGGTCTTATTCCGGGGGCAAAGGCCCGCTCCATTTGTTTGGTCCTGTGGGCATTGAAGAGATGGTGCGAACTGCGCTGCGGCTGAGCGGAACCCATGTGGATTACGAGCTTATCATAACCGAGATCCATAGGGATGGCGTTATTTTTGAGGATGAGCGATTCATTGTGGAGGCGTGGTCATTAGATCATCGCTTGCCCTGTTATGGCTATCGCCTGCTGGAGCGCGATTGTCCAGGCAAGCTTAATACAGAGCGCTTGAAAGCGCTTGGTGTTCCGTCAGGGCCGCTATATGGCAAGCTCAAGCAGGGAGAGGATGTAGAACTGCCGGACGGCACGACGGTGCGTGCTGCTGATGTAGCTGGAGCTCCATTGAAAGGCAGAATTATTGCGATTGCTGGCGATACCAGCCCATGTGCCAACATGGCCCGGCTTGCCGAAAATGCAGATTTGCTCGTTCACGAAGCGACGTTTGCGGCAGGACAGGAAGAAAAGGCGCATGAATACGGCCATTCGACGACGGTTGAAGCGGCGCAGGCTGCGAAGGATGCTGGGGTGCGGCAGCTTATTATGACGCATTTCAGCTCGCGCTTTATGCTTGAGGATATGCCGATGCTGGAGGAAGAGGCTCAGCGTATTTTTCCGCAGTCGGAAGCGGCCTATGATCTGTTTCATGCTAAAATAGCACGGCGCAGCGACTGCTAG
- a CDS encoding metal-dependent hydrolase — protein MDTASHLLFGATLGGLAMLDPALAAQPAAMLAVGTATLLGSHAPDFDTVMRLKSQAAYVRHHRGITHSLPAPAVWSLLGWPIAWLYGVPELAWQVVGWMFAAVCFHILLDLFNSFGVQCARPISQKWLHLDTLCLFDPYLFALHGSGCILWASGIAVPGPMFAIIYTITALYIGWRLLISRKVKRLLRECLGIRTGITLVPSLLGYSWQFTADCGDHYAVGTVAGGLVQIETTVSKSNDAELAPVVHAAMNEEGVKALLSFSERVHVQVQKKLDGYEVTWSDVRFWNKQQMPFGVAVTLDADMKVLKHRLGWNKKTWEPPHV, from the coding sequence ATGGATACAGCAAGCCATTTATTGTTCGGCGCAACACTAGGGGGACTCGCGATGCTTGACCCTGCGCTGGCTGCGCAGCCAGCTGCAATGCTTGCCGTAGGGACGGCGACGCTGCTCGGCAGCCATGCACCGGATTTTGATACGGTGATGCGCTTAAAAAGCCAAGCGGCCTATGTTCGCCATCATCGCGGTATTACGCATTCGTTGCCTGCACCCGCCGTTTGGTCGTTGCTAGGGTGGCCAATTGCGTGGCTTTATGGCGTGCCGGAGCTGGCCTGGCAAGTTGTAGGCTGGATGTTCGCAGCGGTCTGTTTTCATATTCTGCTGGATTTGTTCAATTCCTTTGGGGTGCAATGCGCTAGACCTATTTCGCAAAAATGGCTTCATTTAGATACGTTATGCCTGTTTGATCCGTATTTGTTTGCCTTGCATGGGTCAGGCTGTATTCTTTGGGCATCTGGCATAGCCGTGCCAGGTCCGATGTTTGCCATTATTTATACCATAACGGCTCTCTACATCGGATGGAGGCTGCTAATAAGCCGAAAGGTGAAGCGGCTGCTGCGGGAATGCTTGGGCATCCGTACAGGCATAACGCTTGTACCATCACTGCTTGGCTATAGCTGGCAGTTTACGGCAGACTGCGGCGACCATTACGCAGTAGGCACCGTTGCCGGAGGCTTGGTTCAGATTGAGACGACAGTAAGCAAGTCGAATGACGCAGAGCTGGCTCCAGTCGTACATGCGGCGATGAACGAAGAGGGTGTAAAAGCGCTGTTGTCCTTTTCCGAACGTGTACATGTGCAAGTGCAGAAGAAGCTTGACGGTTATGAAGTTACGTGGAGCGATGTGCGTTTTTGGAATAAGCAGCAAATGCCGTTTGGGGTAGCTGTGACGCTCGATGCAGATATGAAGGTGCTGAAGCACCGACTAGGCTGGAATAAAAAAACGTGGGAGCCACCCCACGTTTAA
- a CDS encoding DUF1648 domain-containing protein — translation MKKNTWTWLIIALSFMAGMIFYSSLPDTLPVHWNAYGEPDRYAGKMFALFLIPVIMVLLMLLFKYLPKIDPKLAASDSTLKSTEIISQVLMLGLTALQGFTIAYGYGVQLNIQIIVIPFIGILYITIGNYLPRMKSNRFVGIRTPQTLDNEKGWRKAHQLAAKLFFWGGFLIILTVFLPGMVQIISFLTLIVLISVLSVIAPLFVAKKS, via the coding sequence ATGAAAAAGAACACATGGACTTGGCTCATTATCGCACTATCTTTTATGGCCGGGATGATCTTCTACTCTTCTCTGCCTGACACCTTGCCCGTGCATTGGAATGCATATGGCGAACCAGATCGGTATGCCGGCAAAATGTTTGCTCTATTTCTTATCCCGGTCATTATGGTGCTGCTTATGCTTTTGTTTAAATATTTGCCGAAAATCGACCCCAAGCTTGCAGCAAGCGACAGCACCCTTAAAAGCACGGAAATCATCAGTCAAGTTCTGATGCTTGGCCTAACAGCGCTTCAAGGCTTTACCATCGCGTATGGCTATGGCGTTCAATTAAATATTCAAATAATTGTTATTCCGTTTATCGGCATTTTGTACATTACGATTGGAAACTACTTGCCGCGTATGAAGTCCAATCGTTTTGTCGGCATCAGAACACCACAAACGCTAGATAACGAAAAGGGATGGCGCAAAGCACATCAGCTTGCAGCCAAATTATTTTTCTGGGGCGGCTTTCTCATTATCTTGACCGTGTTCCTGCCCGGTATGGTGCAAATAATCAGCTTTCTGACACTCATTGTACTTATTTCCGTCCTATCCGTCATCGCTCCCCTCTTTGTGGCAAAAAAAAGCTAA
- the metH gene encoding methionine synthase: MSKPTIQEMMQKRILILDGAMGTMIQQADLTEDDFGGEDMDGCNEILVLTRPDVIRTIHEQYLEAGTDILETNTFGATSVVLAEYDIPEKAREINLAAAKIAREAADKYSTPEHPRYVAGALGPTTKTLSVTGGVTFDELVDSYYEQVIALMEADVDALLLETSQDTLNVKAGSIGIRNAFKTMGRELPIMISGTIEPMGTTLAGQSIESFYISLEHLKPISMGLNCATGPEFMRDHIRTLSEIANSAISCYPNAGLPDENGNYHESPESLAKKMSAFAEQGWLNIAGGCCGTTPDHIRALVETMSKYPPRTQYGEHPAAVSGIDTVYIEPENRPIMIGERTNISGSRKFKRLIKEEKFDEASEIARAQVKGGAHVIDINLQDTDIDEAYAVHHFIPEVVKKIKVPLMLDSTYDHIIELGLKYSQGKAIINSINLEDGEAKFEKILPLIHQYGAAVVMILIDERGQAVSREAKLEVAERSYRLLVDKYGMNPEDIIFDPNMFPVGSGDPQYIGSAVETIEGIKLIKEKYPLAKTILGLSNISFGLPDAGREVLNSVYLYHCTKAGLDYAIVNTEKLERYASIPEEERRLAEELIFNTNDETLAAFVAAFREKKVVKKEKISNLTLEERLASYVVEGTKEGLIPDLDLALAKYTALEVINGPLMRGMEEVGRLFNNNELIVAEVLQSAEVMKASVAHLEQFMEKDESSVKGKIILATVKGDVHDIGKNLVEIILSNNGYKIINLGIKVPPEKLIEAYRNEKADAIGLSGLLVKSAQQMVVTAQDMRSAGIDAPILVGGAALTRKFTKTRIGPEYDGLVLYAKDAMDGLDIANKLMDKDHRQRMEDEMAEYKASGGEEEVQSKELPKLTRIERSKISVDAPVYIPPDLDRHILRDVPLPHIIPYINMQMLLGHHLGLKGNVENLLKEKNEKAVHLKETVDGILQEGTTNGILKAHGMYRFFPAQSSGNDIIIYDANDHTKEIKRFTFPRQQVEPFLCLADFLKPVDSGIMDYVGFLVVTAGEGIRELAGQWKDQGDYLRSHALQSVALEVAEGLAERVHHMMRDIWGYPDPHTMTMKQRHGARYQGIRVSFGYPACPDLEDQGPLFELMKPEDIGVELTEGFMMEPEASVSAMVFSHPEAQYFNVEKVER; this comes from the coding sequence TTGTCGAAACCAACCATACAAGAAATGATGCAAAAGCGGATATTAATTTTGGACGGCGCAATGGGAACGATGATTCAGCAGGCTGATCTTACCGAGGATGATTTTGGCGGCGAGGATATGGATGGCTGTAATGAAATACTCGTGCTGACGCGTCCTGATGTCATACGGACTATACATGAACAATATTTAGAGGCAGGCACAGACATTTTGGAAACGAATACGTTCGGAGCGACGAGCGTCGTGCTGGCTGAATACGATATACCTGAAAAGGCGCGCGAGATCAACTTAGCTGCGGCAAAAATTGCCCGTGAAGCGGCAGATAAATATTCGACACCTGAGCATCCTCGATATGTAGCAGGAGCGCTTGGACCGACGACGAAGACGCTTTCTGTAACGGGCGGGGTTACTTTTGATGAACTAGTAGACAGCTATTACGAGCAAGTGATTGCACTTATGGAAGCGGATGTGGATGCTTTGCTGCTGGAAACATCCCAGGATACGCTTAATGTAAAAGCGGGCAGCATTGGCATTCGCAATGCATTTAAGACGATGGGACGAGAGCTTCCGATTATGATTTCGGGAACGATTGAGCCTATGGGAACGACGCTGGCCGGTCAAAGCATTGAATCCTTCTATATTTCGCTTGAGCATTTGAAGCCAATATCCATGGGCCTGAACTGTGCGACAGGTCCTGAGTTTATGCGAGACCATATTCGTACCCTAAGCGAAATTGCCAATTCGGCAATCAGCTGTTATCCGAATGCAGGCTTGCCGGATGAGAACGGGAATTATCATGAGTCCCCGGAATCACTGGCGAAAAAAATGTCTGCTTTTGCCGAGCAAGGCTGGCTGAACATTGCTGGCGGCTGCTGCGGAACGACGCCGGACCATATCCGCGCACTTGTCGAGACGATGTCAAAATATCCGCCGCGTACGCAATATGGCGAGCATCCTGCAGCTGTATCCGGCATTGATACCGTATACATTGAGCCTGAAAATCGGCCGATTATGATTGGAGAGCGTACGAACATTTCCGGTTCACGGAAGTTCAAGCGACTCATTAAAGAAGAGAAGTTTGACGAAGCTTCGGAAATTGCCAGAGCGCAAGTAAAAGGCGGAGCCCACGTTATTGACATTAACCTACAGGATACAGATATTGATGAAGCATATGCTGTTCATCATTTTATACCGGAAGTCGTCAAGAAGATAAAAGTACCGCTCATGCTTGATTCGACTTACGATCATATTATCGAGCTTGGCCTTAAATATTCACAAGGCAAAGCGATCATTAACTCCATCAATTTGGAGGATGGCGAAGCGAAATTCGAAAAAATTCTTCCCCTTATCCATCAATATGGCGCCGCAGTCGTTATGATTTTAATTGATGAGCGGGGTCAAGCGGTTAGCCGTGAAGCGAAGCTTGAAGTGGCTGAGCGCTCCTACCGTTTGCTGGTGGATAAGTATGGCATGAACCCGGAGGATATTATTTTTGACCCGAATATGTTCCCGGTTGGCTCTGGTGACCCGCAATATATTGGCTCTGCAGTGGAGACGATTGAGGGCATCAAGCTAATTAAAGAAAAATATCCGCTTGCCAAAACGATTCTTGGTCTCAGCAACATTTCATTCGGCTTGCCGGATGCGGGCCGCGAGGTGCTGAACTCGGTTTATTTGTACCACTGTACAAAAGCGGGACTCGATTATGCGATTGTGAACACCGAGAAGCTAGAGCGGTACGCCTCGATTCCAGAAGAGGAGCGCAGGCTGGCGGAGGAATTGATTTTTAATACAAACGATGAGACGCTTGCGGCTTTCGTTGCAGCCTTTCGTGAGAAGAAGGTTGTCAAGAAGGAGAAAATCTCCAACCTGACGCTGGAGGAAAGACTTGCTTCATATGTGGTAGAAGGCACGAAGGAAGGGCTAATCCCTGATCTGGATTTGGCGCTTGCCAAATATACGGCGCTGGAGGTCATTAATGGACCGCTCATGCGGGGGATGGAAGAGGTCGGCAGACTGTTTAATAACAATGAGCTGATTGTGGCAGAGGTGCTGCAAAGCGCAGAGGTTATGAAAGCTTCGGTTGCTCATTTGGAGCAGTTTATGGAGAAGGATGAATCATCCGTAAAGGGGAAAATTATATTGGCGACGGTAAAAGGCGATGTGCATGACATCGGCAAAAACCTCGTTGAGATTATTTTGTCCAACAACGGCTACAAAATTATAAATCTCGGCATTAAAGTGCCGCCTGAGAAGCTTATAGAAGCATACCGTAATGAGAAGGCGGATGCGATTGGGCTATCTGGCCTGCTCGTCAAATCGGCGCAGCAGATGGTCGTTACGGCTCAGGATATGCGCAGTGCGGGCATTGACGCACCGATTCTGGTCGGTGGTGCGGCGTTGACCCGAAAATTTACGAAAACGCGAATTGGCCCAGAGTATGACGGTTTGGTGCTGTACGCCAAGGATGCAATGGACGGGCTTGATATTGCCAATAAGCTGATGGATAAGGATCACCGTCAACGGATGGAAGATGAAATGGCCGAATACAAAGCATCGGGCGGCGAAGAAGAGGTTCAAAGTAAAGAGCTGCCTAAGCTTACCCGGATTGAGCGCTCCAAAATTTCTGTAGACGCGCCTGTGTACATTCCGCCTGATTTGGATCGCCATATTTTGCGCGATGTTCCGCTGCCGCATATTATTCCTTATATTAATATGCAAATGCTGCTCGGTCATCATCTAGGGCTGAAGGGCAATGTGGAAAACCTGCTGAAGGAAAAAAATGAGAAGGCGGTTCATCTCAAAGAAACGGTTGACGGCATTTTGCAAGAAGGAACGACGAATGGAATTTTGAAGGCGCACGGCATGTATCGCTTCTTCCCGGCGCAGTCGTCAGGCAACGATATTATTATTTACGACGCGAACGATCATACGAAGGAAATCAAACGCTTCACCTTCCCGCGTCAGCAGGTAGAGCCGTTCCTTTGCTTGGCGGATTTTCTAAAGCCAGTAGATAGCGGCATTATGGATTATGTCGGCTTCCTCGTCGTTACGGCTGGAGAAGGCATTCGCGAATTGGCGGGGCAATGGAAGGATCAAGGCGACTACTTGCGTTCGCATGCCCTGCAATCGGTGGCCTTGGAAGTGGCGGAAGGTCTTGCTGAGCGCGTTCACCATATGATGCGGGATATTTGGGGCTATCCAGATCCGCATACGATGACGATGAAGCAGCGTCATGGCGCCCGTTATCAAGGGATTCGCGTATCGTTTGGCTATCCAGCATGTCCAGATTTGGAAGATCAAGGCCCATTGTTCGAGCTGATGAAGCCGGAGGATATTGGGGTTGAGCTGACAGAAGGCTTTATGATGGAGCCGGAAGCATCGGTATCAGCGATGGTATTTTCACATCCGGAAGCGCAATATTTTAACGTTGAAAAGGTTGAGCGTTAG
- a CDS encoding acireductone dioxygenase produces the protein MAEIRIRNTEERISGEQNVRAFLESQEVLYEHWDASKLPGHLQNKFVLSDEEKAEILATYDVEIRELAERRGYKTWDIVALSDATPGLDEILKRFEQVHTHTEDEVRAITAGRGIFIIKGSEEVGYFDVELEAGDVISVPETIPHFFTLMDNRQIVAVRLFIETEGWIAHPFEDPAFIKA, from the coding sequence ATGGCTGAGATTAGAATTCGCAATACTGAGGAAAGAATATCGGGCGAGCAAAATGTTCGCGCATTTTTAGAAAGCCAAGAAGTCCTTTACGAACACTGGGATGCTAGCAAGCTGCCAGGCCATCTGCAAAATAAATTTGTATTATCCGATGAAGAGAAGGCAGAAATTCTCGCTACTTACGATGTTGAAATTCGTGAGCTTGCCGAGCGTCGCGGTTACAAAACATGGGATATCGTTGCCCTTTCGGACGCCACTCCAGGTCTTGATGAAATTCTGAAGCGTTTCGAGCAAGTGCACACGCACACTGAAGATGAAGTTCGTGCGATTACAGCCGGACGCGGCATCTTTATTATTAAAGGCAGCGAAGAGGTTGGCTATTTCGACGTTGAATTGGAGGCTGGCGACGTTATTTCCGTTCCAGAAACGATTCCTCACTTCTTTACCTTGATGGACAATCGTCAAATCGTTGCGGTTCGCCTGTTTATAGAAACAGAAGGCTGGATTGCACACCCGTTTGAAGACCCTGCTTTCATCAAAGCTTAA